The Trichosurus vulpecula isolate mTriVul1 chromosome 3, mTriVul1.pri, whole genome shotgun sequence genome includes a window with the following:
- the EGR1 gene encoding early growth response protein 1, translating to MAAAKAEMQLMSPLQISDPFGSFPHSPTMDNYPKLEEMMLLSSGGPQFLGAAGGPPEGSGGGGGGGGGGSSSSGGTAGFNPQGEAGEQHFEHLAADTFPDIPLNTEKVLSETSYPNQPTRLPPITYTGRFSLEPAPNSGNTLWPEPLFSLVSGLVSMSNPPATSSAAPSPTASSSSSSQSPPLSCAVQSSESSPIYSAAPTFPTPNPEIFPEPQNQAFPNSAGSALQYPPPAYPTSKGSFQVPIIPDYLFPQQQGELGLVPPDQKPFPSLESRTQPSLTPLSTIKAFATQTGSQDLKTLNTTYQSQLVKPSRMRKYPNRPSKTPPHERPYACPVESCDRRFSRSDELTRHIRIHTGQKPFQCRICMRNFSRSDHLTTHIRTHTGEKPFACDICGRKFARSDERKRHTKIHLRQKEKKADKGVSASVASSSLSSYPSPVATSYPSPATTSYPSPVPTSYSSPVSSSYPSPAHSGFPSPSVATTYSSVTSAFPPQGITSFPSSAVTNSFSASTALSDMTATFSPRTIEIC from the exons ATGGCTGCGGCCAAGGCGGAGATGCAGCTGATGTCCCCGCTGCAGATCTCGGACCCCTTCGGCTCATTCCCTCACTCGCCCACCATGGACAACTACCCCAAGCTGGAGGAGATGATGCTGCTGAGCTCGGGGGGGCCCCAGTTTCTCGGCGCCGCCGGCGGACCTCCCGAAGGCAGTGGCGGTGGGGGAGGCGGCGgaggaggtggcagcagcagcagcggcggcacgGCTGGTTTCAATCCCCAAGGGGAGGCCGGCGAGCAGCACTTCGAGCACCTGGCTGCAG ACACTTTTCCTGACATCCCACTGAATACGGAGAAGGTGCTATCGGAGACAAGCTACCCTAATCAGCCCACCCGGTTGCCCCCAATTACCTACACCGGCAGATTCTCCTTGGAGCCAGCCCCCAACAGTGGCAACACTCTGTGGCCAGAGCCACTTTTCAGCCTCGTCAGTGGACTCGTGAGCATGAGTAACCCACCGGCCACCTCTTCGGCAGCCCCATCTCCGacagcctcctcttcctcttcttcacagAGTCCCCCACTGAGCTGTGCAGTGCAATCCAGTGAGAGCAGCCCCATCTACTCAGCAGCTCCCACATTCCCCACTCCCAACCCTGAGATCTTTCCTGAGCCACAAAACCAGGCCTTCCCTAACTCAGCAGGCTCAGCTCTCCAGTACCCACCACCTGCTTATCCCACCTCCAAGGGCAGTTTCCAGGTGCCCATAATCCCAGACTATCTGTTCCCACAGCAGCAGGGCGAGTTGGGCTTGGTCCCACCAGACCAGAAACCCTTTCCAAGCTTGGAGAGCCGAACCCAGCCTTCCCTCACCCCACTGTCCACCATCAAGGCTTTTGCCACACAGACTGGCTCCCAAGATCTGAAGACCCTCAACACCACCTATCAGTCTCAGCTTGTCAAGCCGAGTCGCATGCGCAAGTACCCCAACAGACCCAGCAAGACACCCCCCCATGAGCGTCCCTACGCCTGCCCCGTGGAGTCCTGTGACAGGCGCTTTTCTCGTTCTGATGAGCTGACTCGCCATATCCGAATCCACACAGGCCAGAAGCCCTTCCAGTGTCGCATCTGCATGCGAAATTTCAGCCGAAGCGACCACCTCACCACTCACATCCGTACTCACACGGGAGAGAAGCCCTTTGCCTGTGACATCTGTGGGAGAAAGTTTGCTCGGAGTGACGAGCGCAAGAGGCACACAAAGATTCACCTTcgacagaaggaaaagaaagcagacaAGGGTGTCTCGGCCTCTGtggcctcctcctccctctcttcataCCCATCCCCTGTCGCTACCTCCTACCCATCCCCTGCTACCACTTCCTACCCATCTCCAGTACCCACCTCCTATTCTTCTCCTGTGTCATCATCCTACCCCTCTCCAGCACACAGTGGTTTCCCCTCACCCTCTGTGGCCACCACGTACTCCTCTGTCACCTCTGCCTTTCCACCCCAGGGCATTACCAGCTTCCCCTCCTCAGCCGTCACCAACTCCTTCAGCGCATCAACGGCGCTTTCGGACATGACGGCTACATTTTCTCCCAGGACAATTGAAatatgctaa